One Salinimonas marina DNA segment encodes these proteins:
- a CDS encoding histone deacetylase family protein: MIPLTFDPIYSQLSLPPRHRFPIQKYQGIFDALCREGVPASAFQSPIPVTTDALTEYYDHDYIHALTQGLLDAKAMRRIGFKWSEQLIKRSLTAVGGTCLTAHNALEHGLALNLTGGYHHAFASFGSGYCLFNDLYLAARSMQTQPGIDNILIIDCDVHQGDGTAHLAENDASVFTVSLHGEKNFPHRKQHSNLDMGLPKHCHDAEYLDTLDTTLHLIERCFSPDAVIYDAGVDIHTDDDLGLLDITTDGVFERDTMVLNWCKKHKLPVACVIGGGYQRDIEALVKVHLQLFRAAGVTEAAYSPG; encoded by the coding sequence ATGATTCCATTGACCTTTGACCCTATCTACAGTCAGTTGTCCCTGCCTCCCCGTCATCGGTTTCCGATACAAAAATATCAGGGGATTTTCGATGCGTTGTGCCGGGAAGGGGTGCCCGCCAGTGCTTTTCAATCACCGATACCGGTGACCACTGATGCCCTAACCGAATATTATGATCATGACTACATTCATGCTCTCACCCAGGGGCTGCTGGATGCCAAAGCCATGCGCCGCATTGGCTTTAAATGGTCGGAGCAACTGATTAAACGCTCCCTCACCGCAGTGGGCGGCACATGTTTAACCGCGCATAATGCACTAGAGCACGGTCTGGCGTTAAACCTGACCGGCGGCTATCATCATGCGTTTGCCAGCTTTGGTTCAGGCTACTGCTTATTTAATGACTTGTACCTGGCGGCCAGGTCAATGCAAACTCAGCCGGGAATAGACAATATACTCATCATTGACTGTGATGTGCATCAGGGCGATGGTACCGCCCACCTGGCAGAAAATGATGCGTCTGTGTTCACGGTTTCACTGCATGGTGAAAAGAATTTTCCCCATCGTAAACAACATTCAAATCTGGATATGGGCTTGCCTAAACACTGCCACGATGCTGAATATCTGGATACGCTGGACACCACCCTGCATTTGATTGAACGCTGTTTTAGTCCGGACGCGGTGATTTATGACGCCGGGGTGGATATTCATACCGATGATGATTTAGGCTTGCTGGACATTACTACCGACGGGGTGTTTGAGCGTGACACCATGGTACTGAACTGGTGCAAAAAGCATAAGTTACCGGTAGCGTGTGTGATTGGTGGTGGTTACCAGCGTGATATAGAGGCGTTGGTAAAGGTGCATCTGCAATTGTTTAGGGCCGCCGGGGTCACCGAAGCCGCTTATTCGCCAGGTTAA
- the guaB gene encoding IMP dehydrogenase, whose protein sequence is MLRIVQEALTFDDVLLVPGHSSVLPHTANLQTKLTRNITLNIPMVSAAMDTVTEARLAIALAQEGGLGFIHKNMQPEEQARHVREVKKYESGVVSDPVTVSKDTALGDVLALSKKLGYSGFPVTDDDNNLIGIVTGRDMRFENRLELPVHKVMTGKDKLVTVKEGASSEQVLELMHANRIEKILVVDDNFKLTGLITVKDFQKAESKPNACKDSLGRLRVGAAVGVGPGTDERIQLLVDAGVDVLLIDTSHGHSQGVIDRVAKVRQAYPDLEIIAGNVATAAGAKALVEAGVDAVKVGIGPGSICTTRIVTGCGVPQISAVSDAVDAIEGSGVPIIADGGIRFSGDIAKALAAGASCVMVGSMLAGTEEAPGEVELYQGRYFKSYRGMGSLGAMDQSHGSSDRYFQDPNSAEKLVPEGIEGRVAYKGPIANIIHQQMGGLRSAMGLTGCATIDILRNEAKFVKVTSAGMGESHVHDVSITKEAPNYRMG, encoded by the coding sequence ATGCTTCGAATCGTCCAGGAAGCCCTGACTTTTGATGATGTGTTGCTGGTTCCCGGCCACTCATCAGTCCTCCCTCATACTGCAAACCTGCAGACCAAGCTTACGCGCAATATTACGCTGAATATCCCGATGGTCTCTGCGGCCATGGATACCGTGACCGAAGCGCGTCTGGCTATAGCCCTGGCCCAGGAAGGCGGATTAGGGTTTATTCACAAGAACATGCAGCCTGAAGAACAGGCCCGTCACGTACGCGAAGTGAAAAAGTACGAAAGTGGCGTGGTTTCAGATCCGGTTACCGTGTCAAAAGACACTGCGCTTGGCGACGTGCTGGCTCTGAGCAAAAAGCTCGGCTATTCCGGTTTTCCGGTAACCGATGATGACAATAACCTGATTGGTATTGTGACCGGCCGTGACATGCGTTTTGAAAACCGCCTTGAGCTCCCCGTGCACAAGGTCATGACCGGCAAAGACAAGCTGGTTACGGTGAAAGAAGGTGCGAGTTCTGAGCAGGTACTGGAACTGATGCACGCTAACCGTATCGAAAAAATTCTCGTTGTAGATGACAACTTCAAACTTACCGGCCTGATTACCGTAAAAGATTTCCAGAAAGCGGAAAGCAAACCAAATGCCTGTAAAGACTCGCTGGGCCGTCTGCGGGTAGGTGCTGCGGTAGGAGTTGGTCCGGGTACTGACGAACGTATCCAGTTGCTGGTCGACGCGGGCGTTGATGTATTGCTTATCGATACCTCCCATGGTCACTCTCAAGGCGTTATCGATCGCGTGGCGAAGGTACGCCAGGCTTATCCAGACCTGGAAATTATTGCCGGTAATGTGGCGACAGCGGCCGGGGCCAAAGCGCTGGTTGAGGCTGGCGTAGATGCGGTAAAAGTCGGTATTGGTCCAGGCTCTATTTGTACTACCCGTATTGTGACAGGTTGTGGTGTGCCACAAATCAGTGCGGTATCCGACGCGGTGGACGCCATTGAGGGTTCAGGAGTACCGATTATTGCCGATGGTGGTATTCGTTTTTCTGGTGACATCGCCAAAGCCCTGGCCGCCGGCGCCAGTTGTGTAATGGTAGGCAGCATGCTGGCCGGGACCGAGGAAGCACCCGGTGAAGTGGAATTATACCAGGGACGTTATTTCAAATCGTACCGGGGCATGGGTTCATTAGGGGCGATGGATCAAAGCCATGGCTCATCCGATCGCTATTTCCAGGATCCGAACAGTGCCGAAAAGCTGGTACCAGAAGGTATCGAGGGACGGGTGGCGTACAAAGGGCCCATTGCCAATATCATCCATCAGCAGATGGGCGGTTTGCGTTCTGCCATGGGTCTGACCGGCTGTGCCACTATTGATATTTTGCGCAACGAAGCAAAATTCGTCAAAGTGACCTCGGCCGGCATGGGCGAGTCCCACGTGCATGATGTCAGTATCACTAAAGAAGCGCCCAACTATCGTATGGGCTAA
- a CDS encoding MBL fold metallo-hydrolase, with product MQLTFYGVRGSIPTPGKDFVRYGGNTACVHVATDDGTDVIFDAGTGIRQLGGVLIKKTTPIHLLLTHNHWDHIQGFPFFAPIYQKDRQINITPGQTTLPEHDQILRQMQGSVFPVPSSALLSKIEITPLPEETEQWNIGAAALSRLPMNHPGKGSAYAIVADGIKVVYMTDNELYPPYRKETDFLSFVDFARDADLIIHDAQYMLSDMPAKSGWGHSVAEEAVKLAMACNAKRLALYSHDPERTDDDIDAVVAHCHRFIDAAESPLEMMAAAEGLSVNFA from the coding sequence ATGCAGCTAACGTTTTACGGTGTACGAGGCTCTATCCCTACCCCAGGGAAAGATTTTGTCCGCTATGGAGGTAATACCGCCTGTGTGCATGTGGCCACAGACGATGGAACGGATGTTATTTTTGATGCCGGCACCGGCATTCGTCAGCTGGGCGGGGTCCTGATCAAAAAAACCACACCCATCCACTTGTTGCTGACGCACAATCACTGGGATCACATCCAGGGCTTTCCGTTTTTTGCCCCCATCTATCAAAAAGATCGGCAAATCAACATTACTCCGGGGCAGACTACCCTGCCTGAGCATGATCAGATTCTGCGTCAGATGCAAGGCTCGGTGTTTCCGGTCCCCTCCAGTGCGCTGTTGTCTAAAATTGAGATTACGCCACTACCTGAAGAGACCGAACAATGGAATATCGGTGCGGCCGCGCTGTCGCGGTTACCGATGAACCATCCGGGCAAAGGCAGCGCCTATGCCATTGTGGCCGACGGCATCAAAGTGGTGTACATGACCGACAATGAGCTGTATCCACCTTACCGTAAAGAAACCGACTTTTTGTCCTTTGTGGACTTTGCCCGCGACGCCGACCTTATCATCCATGATGCGCAGTATATGTTGTCTGACATGCCTGCCAAGTCGGGTTGGGGCCATTCGGTAGCCGAAGAAGCGGTAAAGCTGGCGATGGCCTGCAATGCCAAACGACTGGCATTGTACAGTCATGATCCTGAGCGTACCGATGATGACATCGATGCGGTCGTGGCGCACTGTCACCGGTTTATTGATGCCGCTGAATCGCCGCTGGAAATGATGGCCGCTGCAGAAGGTTTATCCGTCAATTTCGCCTGA
- the guaA gene encoding glutamine-hydrolyzing GMP synthase, giving the protein MTTNIHEQRILILDFGSQYSQLIARRVREIGVYCELWAWDVTEAQIREFNPQGIILSGGPESVTKLNSPRAPQYVFEAGVPVLGVCYGMQTMAEQLGGSVFGSNKREFGYAQVEVSEPCPLLDKIEDHISENGNALMDVWMSHGDKVESIPEGFVTTAKTPSCPHAAMHNLEKQFFGVQFHPEVTHTRQGMRVLTHFIMDICKCEKLWTPAAIIDDAIARIKEKVGDDHVVLGLSGGVDSSVVAMLVHRAIGTQLTCVFVDNGLLRLNEGQQVMDMFGDHFGLNIIKVDAEDRFLKALEGEAEPEAKRKIIGNEFVRVFDEQAAKLTNAKWLAQGTIYPDVIESAGSATGKAHVIKSHHNVGGLPEDMKMGLVEPLRELFKDEVRKIGLELGLPYDMLYRHPFPGPGLGVRVLGEIKKEYCDLLRKADAIFIEELWAADLYNKVSQAFTVFLPVRSVGVMGDARKYDWVVSLRAVETIDFMTAHWAHLPYDFLGRVSNRIINEIDGISRVVYDISGKPPATIEWE; this is encoded by the coding sequence ATGACCACTAATATTCATGAGCAACGCATTCTGATACTGGATTTCGGTTCACAGTACAGCCAGCTAATTGCACGTCGGGTAAGGGAAATCGGGGTGTACTGCGAACTTTGGGCCTGGGATGTCACCGAAGCCCAGATTCGTGAGTTTAATCCGCAGGGAATCATTTTATCTGGTGGCCCGGAATCGGTCACCAAGCTGAACTCGCCACGTGCTCCTCAATATGTATTCGAGGCCGGGGTCCCGGTGTTAGGGGTGTGCTACGGGATGCAGACCATGGCCGAACAGCTGGGCGGTAGTGTATTTGGCTCCAATAAGCGCGAGTTTGGTTATGCTCAGGTGGAAGTCAGTGAGCCCTGTCCGCTGCTGGATAAAATTGAAGATCATATCAGCGAAAACGGTAATGCGCTGATGGATGTATGGATGAGTCATGGTGACAAGGTCGAAAGCATTCCTGAAGGATTTGTGACCACAGCAAAAACGCCATCATGCCCCCACGCTGCTATGCACAACCTAGAAAAGCAGTTCTTCGGGGTACAGTTTCACCCTGAGGTCACACACACGCGTCAGGGTATGCGAGTGTTAACCCACTTTATTATGGATATCTGTAAGTGTGAAAAACTGTGGACGCCGGCAGCTATCATCGATGATGCGATTGCTCGTATCAAAGAAAAAGTGGGCGATGACCATGTGGTTCTGGGCTTATCCGGCGGGGTGGACTCCTCGGTAGTGGCCATGCTGGTGCATCGAGCCATTGGTACCCAGCTAACCTGTGTGTTTGTGGATAATGGCTTACTGCGATTAAACGAAGGCCAGCAGGTAATGGATATGTTCGGTGATCATTTTGGTCTGAACATTATCAAGGTGGACGCCGAAGACCGGTTTTTAAAAGCTTTGGAAGGGGAAGCCGAGCCAGAAGCCAAGCGTAAAATCATTGGCAACGAGTTTGTACGGGTGTTTGATGAACAGGCAGCCAAACTGACGAATGCCAAGTGGCTGGCACAGGGCACCATTTATCCGGATGTGATTGAGTCTGCCGGTTCGGCCACGGGTAAAGCCCATGTGATCAAGTCACACCATAATGTCGGTGGGCTGCCCGAAGACATGAAAATGGGCCTGGTGGAGCCTTTGCGTGAATTGTTTAAAGACGAAGTACGTAAGATAGGTCTTGAACTGGGTCTGCCTTATGACATGTTGTATCGTCATCCGTTCCCCGGACCGGGCCTGGGTGTCCGGGTACTGGGCGAAATCAAAAAAGAATACTGCGACTTGCTGCGTAAAGCCGACGCCATATTTATCGAAGAATTGTGGGCTGCTGATTTGTATAACAAGGTCAGCCAGGCATTTACGGTATTCTTACCGGTACGTTCAGTCGGCGTTATGGGTGATGCCCGTAAGTATGATTGGGTGGTGTCGCTGCGGGCCGTCGAAACCATCGATTTTATGACCGCGCACTGGGCGCATTTGCCCTACGATTTCTTAGGTCGGGTTTCAAACCGAATCATCAATGAAATCGATGGGATTTCGCGGGTGGTATACGATATCTCAGGTAAGCCACCGGCCACCATTGAGTGGGAATAA
- a CDS encoding phospholipase A yields MKRLLVTLLALGLCPGAPVFAQETTPPQNQQTNQEADKIKQAPSILSSRFEADRKALDNLFVISQHHPNFILPISYVTNPNSVGNEELTPNNVDNKEAKFQLSVKLPVYLQHDTTDGLYVGFTLTSFWQLYNSEVSKPFRETNYEPEIFYMKEADITLLGYDFSALQVGFNHMSNGQSGLRSRSWNRLFASVLFSDYDNLYYLKTWYRIPEDDKRSPADPTGDDNPNLQDYYGRVELGYGTRVGNFKLLARLRNNLSFGTNRGSLELNLSYPMSDRYEILLQYFNGFGDSLIDYDRSQERIGLGVQLMFL; encoded by the coding sequence GTGAAACGGTTACTGGTTACATTGCTGGCGCTGGGGTTATGCCCCGGCGCTCCTGTTTTTGCGCAGGAAACGACGCCGCCCCAAAATCAACAGACTAATCAGGAAGCCGACAAAATTAAGCAGGCGCCGAGTATTCTGAGCTCACGCTTCGAGGCTGATCGCAAGGCACTGGATAACCTGTTTGTGATCTCTCAGCACCACCCCAACTTCATTTTGCCCATCTCCTATGTCACCAATCCTAACTCCGTGGGTAACGAAGAGCTCACTCCGAACAATGTGGATAACAAAGAAGCCAAATTTCAGCTGAGTGTGAAGTTGCCGGTGTATCTGCAACATGACACGACCGATGGTCTGTATGTTGGTTTTACCCTGACTTCATTCTGGCAACTATACAACTCTGAGGTGTCCAAGCCATTTCGAGAAACCAACTACGAGCCTGAAATTTTTTATATGAAAGAGGCTGACATCACCCTGTTGGGATACGACTTCAGTGCCTTGCAGGTGGGCTTTAATCATATGTCTAATGGCCAGTCCGGGTTACGCTCACGTAGTTGGAACCGGCTTTTTGCCAGTGTGCTGTTTTCCGATTATGACAACCTTTACTATCTAAAAACCTGGTACCGTATTCCTGAAGATGACAAACGTTCGCCCGCTGATCCCACCGGTGACGACAATCCCAATCTTCAGGATTATTATGGTCGGGTCGAATTGGGTTATGGCACCCGTGTGGGTAATTTTAAATTACTGGCGCGACTACGTAATAACCTCAGTTTTGGCACCAATCGGGGTAGCCTCGAATTAAATCTCAGCTACCCGATGTCGGATCGCTATGAAATACTGCTGCAGTATTTCAACGGCTTTGGTGATTCACTCATAGACTATGACCGCTCTCAGGAACGTATCGGGCTGGGCGTGCAGCTGATGTTTTTATAA
- a CDS encoding DMT family transporter: MLSIADAGNDGTTGAAASVLPGVMLGLLAGLTYALYSWTARRLMQRNIAPRAAMGATFGLGGIILIPVLLATGAPLLATWVNASVGLYMALVPMFLGYVCYGHGLARIPASTATTITLSEPVVAACLAVVIVGEHLSAAGWMGIALILTCLICISLPVKAFNQKS, translated from the coding sequence ATGCTTTCGATAGCTGACGCAGGTAACGATGGCACCACCGGCGCTGCCGCCAGTGTGCTACCGGGCGTAATGCTCGGGTTGTTGGCCGGCCTGACCTATGCGCTGTACTCATGGACAGCCCGCCGTCTTATGCAGCGGAATATAGCGCCCCGGGCAGCGATGGGCGCAACTTTCGGGCTGGGTGGCATAATATTAATACCGGTGCTTCTGGCCACCGGGGCCCCGCTATTGGCCACATGGGTTAATGCATCAGTAGGACTGTACATGGCTTTGGTTCCCATGTTTCTGGGTTATGTGTGTTATGGGCATGGACTGGCGCGAATTCCTGCCAGCACCGCTACTACGATCACATTATCAGAACCTGTGGTGGCGGCCTGCCTGGCAGTCGTCATTGTCGGAGAACACCTTTCGGCGGCAGGCTGGATGGGCATCGCGCTAATCCTCACCTGTTTAATTTGTATCAGCCTTCCGGTTAAAGCATTTAATCAAAAATCTTAA
- a CDS encoding TetR family transcriptional regulator — MTLRSGQKPESARARLLAAAAILFYKNGITATGIDSIIKQAGVAKKVSTIILPRRPI, encoded by the coding sequence ATGACGCTACGGTCTGGCCAGAAACCTGAAAGTGCGCGGGCTCGCTTGCTGGCTGCAGCTGCAATACTGTTTTACAAAAATGGCATCACCGCTACCGGCATCGATTCCATTATAAAGCAGGCAGGCGTTGCGAAAAAAGTCTCTACAATAATTTTACCTCGAAGGCCGATTTAG
- the der gene encoding ribosome biogenesis GTPase Der, giving the protein MLPVVALVGRPNVGKSTLFNRLTNTRDALVADFPGLTRDRKYGQATFDRKQFIVVDTGGITGDEAGIDAHMAQQSLLAIDEADVVLFLVDARAGLMPADQGIAEHLRKVGKKVYVVANKVDGIDGDSESADFYALGLGNVYQIAAAHGRGVSQLLDKGLNPLADEFPEMEVVPKPEHEELTSDEQLERLKNLPIKLAIVGKPNVGKSTLTNRILGEDRVIVYDMPGTTRDSVYIPLERDDREYILIDTAGVRKRRKITEAVEKFSIVKTLQAIEESNVVLLVIDAREGLSDQDLSLLGFVLNSGRSLVLAVNKWDGLDTDVKDEIKREIDRRLGFIDFARLHFISALHGSGVGNLFDSVVEAYDSATRRINTSILTQIMEMAQDEHQPPLVQGRRVKMKYAHAGGYNPPVIVIHGNQVDRLSGAYKRFLMNYFRKSLKIMGTPIRIEFREGANPFEGKKNKLTMAQERKRKRMMSFHKKSK; this is encoded by the coding sequence ATGTTGCCTGTAGTTGCACTGGTGGGCCGGCCAAATGTCGGAAAATCCACGTTATTTAATCGACTAACCAATACCCGGGACGCGCTTGTAGCGGATTTTCCGGGGCTCACCCGTGACCGCAAATACGGACAGGCCACCTTTGATCGCAAGCAATTTATTGTGGTAGATACCGGCGGGATTACCGGTGACGAGGCCGGCATTGATGCCCATATGGCCCAGCAGTCGTTGCTGGCCATTGATGAAGCAGATGTGGTGCTGTTTTTGGTGGATGCCCGGGCCGGTCTGATGCCTGCTGATCAGGGAATCGCCGAACATCTGCGTAAAGTTGGTAAGAAAGTCTATGTGGTGGCCAATAAGGTTGATGGTATTGATGGCGACAGTGAAAGCGCGGATTTTTATGCGCTGGGTCTGGGCAATGTGTATCAGATTGCCGCCGCCCATGGCCGCGGTGTCTCACAACTGTTGGATAAAGGGCTGAATCCGCTGGCCGATGAATTTCCGGAAATGGAAGTGGTGCCCAAGCCCGAGCACGAAGAATTAACCTCGGATGAGCAACTTGAACGGCTCAAAAATCTGCCGATCAAACTGGCCATTGTAGGTAAGCCTAATGTCGGTAAGTCGACCTTAACCAACCGTATTCTGGGTGAAGATCGGGTGATTGTGTATGACATGCCGGGGACCACTCGCGACAGTGTGTACATTCCACTTGAGCGTGATGATCGTGAATACATTCTGATTGATACCGCGGGTGTGCGAAAGCGCCGCAAAATCACCGAAGCGGTAGAAAAGTTTTCTATTGTTAAAACCTTGCAAGCCATTGAAGAGTCCAATGTGGTGCTGCTGGTCATTGATGCCCGTGAAGGTCTTTCGGACCAGGATCTGAGCTTGCTGGGGTTTGTACTGAACTCAGGCCGTTCACTGGTGCTGGCAGTAAACAAATGGGATGGGCTGGATACTGATGTTAAAGATGAAATTAAACGTGAGATTGACCGTCGTCTGGGCTTTATCGATTTTGCCCGGTTGCACTTTATCTCTGCATTGCATGGTTCCGGGGTAGGCAATTTGTTTGACTCGGTAGTGGAAGCCTACGACAGTGCCACCCGCCGTATCAATACCTCTATTTTGACCCAGATTATGGAAATGGCACAGGACGAGCACCAGCCGCCCCTGGTGCAGGGTCGTCGGGTGAAAATGAAATACGCTCATGCCGGCGGCTATAACCCGCCGGTTATTGTGATACATGGTAATCAGGTTGACCGTTTGTCCGGCGCGTACAAACGATTCCTGATGAATTACTTCAGAAAGTCACTGAAAATCATGGGCACCCCGATTCGCATAGAATTCCGGGAAGGGGCCAACCCGTTTGAGGGTAAAAAGAACAAGCTGACGATGGCTCAGGAGCGCAAGCGTAAACGCATGATGTCGTTTCACAAGAAAAGTAAGTAA
- a CDS encoding methyl-accepting chemotaxis protein codes for MAKKYRDGYQAFIDSGFEPAVADERVRGIDREPARLLASAADNIAQTSHQAFAQLRSTTHTTLWLILGAALLLSAGGLLYVVMRLRTGVIQPVRQIAHCLDALSKSDYRDELSYTSAHELGVLAQATRALQSKLINSVGMLQSAEHKMTTAIDSLAQVSQSIQGGATQQQQASQSLEHSTARLTTMVHNLTHITEQVARATGSSQTQVASCYATFEKANAGFHQLAQTVNATAGTVNELQSRSVNILKVVNVINEIADQTNLLALNAAIEAARAGEHGRGFAVVADEVRALAAKTQQSTREINDILSSFEAEARSAVVAMTQGKALSDSNAQEASTALSTLSQVVANIEQTAAVVQSLHTTADEQEQVLKEVEEVIGQVVSSAAHYEQLSQRDDISTAMKAMAANVENVVGSLTR; via the coding sequence ATGGCGAAAAAATATCGTGACGGCTATCAGGCATTTATTGATTCGGGTTTTGAACCTGCGGTGGCTGATGAAAGGGTGCGTGGCATCGACCGCGAGCCAGCCCGGTTGCTGGCCTCAGCGGCAGATAATATTGCCCAGACCTCCCACCAGGCATTTGCTCAGCTACGTAGTACCACCCACACTACCTTGTGGCTGATACTGGGCGCGGCGCTGCTACTGTCAGCCGGCGGTCTTTTGTATGTAGTGATGCGCTTGCGTACCGGCGTGATACAACCCGTCAGGCAAATAGCACATTGTCTGGATGCCCTGTCTAAAAGCGACTACCGGGATGAGCTGAGCTACACCAGCGCGCATGAACTGGGCGTATTGGCGCAGGCCACCCGGGCGCTGCAAAGCAAACTGATTAACTCGGTAGGTATGTTACAAAGTGCCGAGCACAAAATGACTACCGCCATCGACTCACTGGCGCAGGTTAGTCAGTCAATTCAGGGCGGGGCCACCCAACAGCAACAAGCCAGTCAGTCGTTAGAGCATAGCACTGCTAGGCTGACCACCATGGTGCATAATCTTACTCATATTACTGAGCAGGTGGCCCGGGCCACGGGAAGCTCCCAGACCCAGGTGGCCAGTTGCTATGCCACCTTTGAAAAAGCCAATGCTGGATTTCATCAGCTGGCGCAAACTGTTAATGCCACCGCCGGTACGGTGAATGAGTTGCAAAGTCGCAGTGTGAATATTCTGAAAGTAGTCAATGTAATCAACGAAATTGCCGACCAAACCAATTTGCTGGCCCTGAATGCAGCAATTGAAGCCGCTCGGGCGGGCGAGCATGGGCGTGGCTTTGCGGTAGTGGCTGACGAGGTCCGGGCGCTGGCAGCCAAAACCCAGCAATCAACCCGTGAAATCAACGATATTTTATCGTCGTTTGAGGCCGAAGCCCGCTCAGCGGTAGTGGCGATGACACAGGGCAAAGCCCTGTCCGACAGTAATGCGCAGGAAGCTAGTACGGCGCTATCCACCCTTAGTCAGGTGGTAGCAAATATTGAACAAACCGCAGCAGTAGTACAGTCTTTACATACCACCGCAGACGAACAGGAGCAGGTTTTAAAAGAGGTCGAAGAGGTTATCGGGCAGGTGGTAAGCTCGGCTGCGCATTATGAACAGCTGTCGCAACGGGATGATATCTCGACGGCGATGAAAGCCATGGCGGCGAATGTAGAGAACGTCGTGGGCTCCTTGACCCGCTAA